From Pseudomonas hormoni:
GAACAGATCGGCCTGACGACTGCGTTGTTGCGCCGGCAAGCCCTGTTGCAGCAATTCACTGACCTGCTGCTGAATCTGCGCCACGTCGTCAGCGACGAAGCGATCCACCAAACCGCTGGCAAAACGTTGCTCGCCACCGGTCAGGCTCCAGATGAAAGGACGGTCGCGGGAGTCGTACTCCTCAAGCCCGGCTTCCTGTTCGATGACTTGTGGGCCGTTCAACCCGAGTCGCGCTTCCTGGGTCACCAACAGATAGCTGCACAACCCGGCAGCAATCGACATTCCGCCAAAGCAACCAACGCTGCCGGCGACAACACCCACAACCGGTTGGTACTGGCGCAAATCGACAATCGCCGCATGAATATCGGCAATCGCCGCCAGCCCGAGGTTGGCTTCCTGCAACCGCACGCCGCCGGTTTCCAGCAGCAACACGGCGCGGGTTGGAGTGCCGTTGCGGTTATCTTCGGCGGCCAGTTCCAGTGCACCGGCAATCTTCGCCCCGCCGACTTCACCGAGGCTGCCGCCCTGGAACGCGCCTTCGATGGCCGCGATGACCACCGGCAAACCGCCGAGGCTGCCCTTGGCAATCACCACGCCGTCATCGGCTTGCGGCACCACGCCCTGGCGCGACAACCACGGCGACATGATCCGTTGAAACGGGTCGAGCAATTCGCGGAAGGTGCCGGCATCGAGCAAGGCTTTCGCCCGTTGTCGGGCACCCAGTTCAACGAAGCTGCGTCTTTGTAGGTCTGGCTGGAGGAGATCAGTCATGGCCGATCTCCTCAAAGCCTTGTTCCAGACGCAAGCGCACCACGCCGGGGGTGGCGCCGAAGTCGTGGATATCGATGGCCATCGCCGGTGGCTTCTGGCCGTCGAACATCCGCGCAAACAGATGCTGCCAACGTTGTTCGGCGCCATTGACCGAGGTCTGCACCTTGATGGTCAGCTTGCCGGCCTGACCCGGTTCGATCAGCACTTCCAGATCGCCCGAGCCGACACAACCCACCAGGGTGCGGCCGCGTGGCGGCTGCCCGGCGGGGAATTCAAAGGATAAGGTTTCCATCAAAACGCTCCCTGGTTGATGCCGTCAGCCGACTCGATACGGTCGATGAACAGGCAGGCTGCGAGCAAGTCCGCAGCGCCGCCGGGCGACGCATTCAACGCGATTAATTGTTGGTCCAGCTCATGCAGGCGACGGCGACCGGCGAGGCTGGCACTGCCACCGGCATCGAGTACCGATTGGGCGCCGAGTTGCATGGTGTGCAGGCCATGTTCGCCCGCGCGGTAGAGCACGCAGGTGTCGCTCAGTTGAGTCATGATCGCCAGCAACGCATCGAGCCGGGCGTTCTGTTCGCCATGGCCGGCGGCGCGGCTTCGTTTAAGTTGCGGCAGTGCGCGTTGCAGCACCGAAGGAAAGCCAAGTTGCGCCTCTTCACGGGCACCGCGCGCGCCGTAACGTTGGGCGACTTGCGCGCCGTGGCTCAAAGGATGTGGGGCGTAACGATCGTCGAGTAACGCGAGGCGAGCGGCGCGCAACGTGACCGAGCTTGCGCCGCTGGATTCAGGTTCCAGCGCGGCCGCCGCGACCAATAGTCCCAACGCCCAAATCGCCCCACGGTGAGTATTCACACCGTTCGTGGTGACGAGCATCGTTTGCTCACCTTCCCGGCCAATCCGCCCGAGGACCTCACGCAGCTGCAAACCCACTTCGCCAAATTCGATAGCGGCTTGCGCCATTTCCTTGAATGCCGGCCACAGCGACAACGCCGAAGCGTGCATCAGCCCAAGGTGCAAATCGGTATGAGCGCCATTGCCACGACGATCGACCAGCGCCGGTTTAGGCGACAAATCCGCTTCATCGATCAGCGCGTCCACCGCCAGGTCCGCCAGCCGTTCGGCCAGGGTTAACGTTTTCGGTTGCAGGTTGAAGGCGTGCATTACCAGCTCCTGAATTTGGCGGGCGGGTTGTAGAGGCCACCGGACCACTCGACCAGATCAGCCACGCTTTTGGCGGCGAGCAATTCGCGGGTGGCGTCGGTGCGACGGATGCCGAGGTCTTCGGGCAAGGCGATCAGCCCTTCGCGACGCATGCGTGCGGTGTCTTTCGGGTTGTGGCGCAAGCCGATGACGGTCACGCCGGCGACGGCCGCGATCATCGCCTGGCGTTCTTCCAGCGAACGCGCCTTGTACAAATAGGCGATGCCTTCTTCGGTCAGCAGGTGGGTAACGTCGTCGCCGTAGACCATGATCGGCGCCAGCGGCATGCCGCTTTTCTTCGCCACTTCAATCGCGTCGAGGGTTTCGACGAAGGTCGGTTTGCCGCCCTCCTGGAAGGTCTCGACCATTTGCACCACGAGTTTTTTGCCACGTTCCAGCATTGGCTCGGGCACGTCGGTGTGGCGCATGTCGAGCCAGGCCGGGGTGCCGTGGCGGCGACCGCGCGGGTCGTGGCCCATGTTCGGCGCGCCACCGAAACCGGCCAGGCGTCCGCGGGTCACGGTGGAAGAATGGCCGTCGCCATCGACTTGCAGGGTCGCCCCGATGAACAGGTCGACCGCGTATTGCCCGGCCAGTTGGCTGAACATTCGGTTGGACCGCAGCGAGCCGTCGCGCCCGGTGAAGAACACGTCCGGCCGCGCGGCGATGTAGTTTTCCATACCCAGTTCGGTGCCGAAGCAATGCACGCTTTCGACCCAGCCGCTTTCGATGGCCGGGATCAGGGTTGGATGCGGATTGAGGGTCCAGTTGCGGCAGATCTTGCCTTTGAGGCCGAGGGATTCGCCGTAGGTCGGCAGGATCAGTTCGATGGCGGCGGTGTTGAAGCCGATGCCATGGTTGAGCGACTGGACGTTGTGTTTTTCGTAGATCCCGCGGATCGCCATCATCGCCATCAGCACATGCACAGGCTTGATGTGGCGTGGGTCGCGGGTGAACAGCGGTTCGATGTAGAACGGCTTGTCCGCCACTACGACGAAATCGACCCACGAGGCGGGGATGTCAACGCGTGGCAGGTCAGTGACGTCGTCCACCAACTGATTGACCTGAACGATGACGATGCCGTCGCTGAAAGCCGCCGGTTCGATCAGCGCTGGCGTGTCTTCGGTGCTGGGGCCGGTGTAGATGTTGCCGGCGCGGTCGGCCATGAAACCGGCCGAGAGCACGACGTTGGGAATCAGGTCCACCACCAGCCGCGCATAAAGCTCGATGTAGGTGTGAATCGCGCCGATTTCCAGCAGGCCGTCTTCCAGCAACTGGCTGATGCGCAGGCTCTGGGTGCCGGCGAAGGAAAAGTCGAGCTTGCGGGCGATGCCGCGTTCAAACAGGTCCAGGTGTTCGGAGCGTCCGACGCTGGGCATGATCATGTGCAGGTCGTGGAGCTTTGTCGGATCGGCTTTTGCCAGTGAGCGGGAAAGGAAATCCGCCTGCTTCTGGTTGTTGCCCTCCAGCACCACACGGTCGCCGGGCAGGATTAATGCTTCGAGCGCCGCGACGATGTTGTCGGTGGGCAGGACCACACCGTCGGCCAGGCCCTTGACCAACTCGAGACGCCGCAGCTTTTCGCTGCGCCGCCGCGTCCATCGCGAGTCGGGGGATATTGTTGTTGTCATGACCACTCCACGGGTTCGCTGTCGTGGGGGTCACCTTAGGAGTGTTGGGTGGGGGCATCAATCAAGCAGAGAGACGGATCGTTACGGTCAGGGTAACGAACACCCCCCCTTGTGGCGAGGGAGCTTGCTCCCGCTCGGCTGCGAAGCAGTCGTAAAACTGCGCATGAGGTGTCTCTGAAGGAAACGGGTCGCCTGGATTGGGGCCGCTTCGCAACCCAGCGGGAGCAAGCTCCCTCGCCACAAGGGCCAGTCAGACTAGCCCGGCACTCACAAGCAACTCCTCCAGCGCCAACAAGTCCGGCACTTTGGCCACTTGATCACCCACTTGCACCGCTGCCTGCTCCAGCGCGCACAACGGCACATCCACATAGCTCAACTGGCTATCAAGCTTGTACGACCGCGGAATCCCCTGCACCAGCAACGCAATAAACTTCAGCTCCGGCCGCCCACCCAGCGCATTGAGAATCACAATCCGCGCCCGTTCGCCGATGACGATTTTCTGCCCGCAGGCCGACTCAAAACTCAGCAACGGAATCTGCCGCTCCCGCCACGTTACCCGTCCCAGATACCACGGCGGCGTATCCAGATCGAACGCCCCCGGCTGATAGTCGATCAGCTCTGCAACCGCGACGTTGGGCAAAATGAGATTGCGGTCAGCCAGGGGCAGCAGCAGCCCGGTGAGGTTGCTGGAGCGGTGTTCAAACATGGGTTTTGCTCCACAGCGCGATGCTTTCAAGCAGCACCGATTCCTGGTACGGCTTGCCGAGGTAGTCGTTGACGCCGATGGCCATGGCGCGGTCGCGGTGTTTCTGGCCGGTACGCGAGGTGATCATGATGATCGGCAGATGCTGCAAACGCTCATCCGCACGCACTTGGGTCGCCACTTCGAAACCGTCCATGCGCGGCATTTCAATGTCCAGCAGCATCAGGTCCGGCATGTGCTCTTCGAGCAGCAACATGGCATCGACGCCATCCTTGGCCGTCAGTACGTTCATGCCGTGGCGTTCGAGCAAACGGCTGGTGACCTTGCGCACGGTGACCGAGTCGTCGACCACCATCACCAGCAACGGTTTGTGCGGCTCGGATTCTGCGTCCTGCCTCACCGGTTGTTGCGGCACCCGCGCCTGCATCGCGCGGATCGGTGCCAGCAAATCGAGAATCAGCACCACCCGACCATCGCCAAGGATCGTCGCCCCGGACAAACCCTGCACCGCCGCAAACTGCGGGCCTAGGCTTTTCACCACGATCTCCCGGGTGCCGGCCATGGCATCGACCTGCACCGCGATGTGCCGTTCGTTGCACTGCACCAGCAACACCGGCAGCGGCAGGCTTTGGCCCAACAGTTTCGGGCGGGGGCTGGTTTTCAGCAGTTCGCCGAGGTAGCACAGCTCATAGTCCTGCCCGGCGTATTTGTAGGTCGGCGGATCGAGCCGGTAATGCCCTTCGAGTTCGTTGGGCAGTACCCGCACGATGCCGTCGATGGTGTTCAGCGGAATCGCGTATTGATCATCAAAGCACTGCACCATCAGCGCCCGGTTGACCGACACGGTGAACGGCAGGCGAATGCGGAAATGCACGCCCTGCCCCGGCACAGAGTCGAGGCTCATGCTGCCGCCCAGTTGCCGAACCTCTTCATGGACCACATCCATGCCGACGCCGCGACCGGAAATCTGAGTGATTTTTTCGGCCGTGGAGAACCCCGGTTGCAGGATGAATTGCAGTACGTCGCGGTCGCTGATGTCGCTGTCCGGGGCCAGCAAGCCGCGCTTGATCGCCTTGCGCCGCACCGCGTCCAGCGGCACGCCGGCGCCGTCGTCGCGGATGTCGAAAATGATGTCGCCGCCCTCGCGGGACAGGTCGAGGGTGATCCGCCCCTGCGCCGGTTTACCTGCCGCGATACGCACTTCTGCCGATTCCAGGCCATGGTCGACGGCGTTGCGCAGCATGTGTTCCAGCGGTGCGGCCATGCGTTCGAGGACATTGCGGTCCATCTCGCCTTCGGCGTTGCCGACGATGAATTCCACGTCCTTGCCCAATTCGCTGGAGACCTGACGGACGATGCGTTTCAAGCGCGGCAACATCCGCTCGAACGGCACCATGCGCGTGCGCATCAGGCCTTCCTGCAATTCGGTGTTGATGCGGCCC
This genomic window contains:
- a CDS encoding chemotaxis protein CheW, producing MFEHRSSNLTGLLLPLADRNLILPNVAVAELIDYQPGAFDLDTPPWYLGRVTWRERQIPLLSFESACGQKIVIGERARIVILNALGGRPELKFIALLVQGIPRSYKLDSQLSYVDVPLCALEQAAVQVGDQVAKVPDLLALEELLVSAGLV
- a CDS encoding malonate decarboxylase subunit delta, whose translation is METLSFEFPAGQPPRGRTLVGCVGSGDLEVLIEPGQAGKLTIKVQTSVNGAEQRWQHLFARMFDGQKPPAMAIDIHDFGATPGVVRLRLEQGFEEIGHD
- a CDS encoding triphosphoribosyl-dephospho-CoA synthase; protein product: MHAFNLQPKTLTLAERLADLAVDALIDEADLSPKPALVDRRGNGAHTDLHLGLMHASALSLWPAFKEMAQAAIEFGEVGLQLREVLGRIGREGEQTMLVTTNGVNTHRGAIWALGLLVAAAALEPESSGASSVTLRAARLALLDDRYAPHPLSHGAQVAQRYGARGAREEAQLGFPSVLQRALPQLKRSRAAGHGEQNARLDALLAIMTQLSDTCVLYRAGEHGLHTMQLGAQSVLDAGGSASLAGRRRLHELDQQLIALNASPGGAADLLAACLFIDRIESADGINQGAF
- the mdcA gene encoding malonate decarboxylase subunit alpha, producing MTTTISPDSRWTRRRSEKLRRLELVKGLADGVVLPTDNIVAALEALILPGDRVVLEGNNQKQADFLSRSLAKADPTKLHDLHMIMPSVGRSEHLDLFERGIARKLDFSFAGTQSLRISQLLEDGLLEIGAIHTYIELYARLVVDLIPNVVLSAGFMADRAGNIYTGPSTEDTPALIEPAAFSDGIVIVQVNQLVDDVTDLPRVDIPASWVDFVVVADKPFYIEPLFTRDPRHIKPVHVLMAMMAIRGIYEKHNVQSLNHGIGFNTAAIELILPTYGESLGLKGKICRNWTLNPHPTLIPAIESGWVESVHCFGTELGMENYIAARPDVFFTGRDGSLRSNRMFSQLAGQYAVDLFIGATLQVDGDGHSSTVTRGRLAGFGGAPNMGHDPRGRRHGTPAWLDMRHTDVPEPMLERGKKLVVQMVETFQEGGKPTFVETLDAIEVAKKSGMPLAPIMVYGDDVTHLLTEEGIAYLYKARSLEERQAMIAAVAGVTVIGLRHNPKDTARMRREGLIALPEDLGIRRTDATRELLAAKSVADLVEWSGGLYNPPAKFRSW
- a CDS encoding biotin-independent malonate decarboxylase subunit beta — translated: MTDLLQPDLQRRSFVELGARQRAKALLDAGTFRELLDPFQRIMSPWLSRQGVVPQADDGVVIAKGSLGGLPVVIAAIEGAFQGGSLGEVGGAKIAGALELAAEDNRNGTPTRAVLLLETGGVRLQEANLGLAAIADIHAAIVDLRQYQPVVGVVAGSVGCFGGMSIAAGLCSYLLVTQEARLGLNGPQVIEQEAGLEEYDSRDRPFIWSLTGGEQRFASGLVDRFVADDVAQIQQQVSELLQQGLPAQQRSRQADLFLQRLARLDAEPQIDPATVRDLYQGERS